In the genome of Leptospira venezuelensis, the window TAGTAGGAATTGGTATAGGTATTTTTGAGTGTTCTGTTTATATTCCTCTCGTAATCATAACTACAAAACTAATTCGCGACTATGGAAATGTTGAGTATTTAATTTCACAAATTCCTATAGATCAAAGCCTTTCTGAGGCGATCTGACCTTCGCATAACTGTCGGCTCTGACGCATCGCTTCGAGATTGCTCCGCAACTCTCGCTCGGCCTTCGGCAAATCGCCTCGGTAACTCAAATTGCAGAGCAATTTTCGTTCCCGTCTTCGCTTCGCTCAGCACGGCGACTTCGTCAAGCCTTGGTCGTTATCCGAACATTTCAGCCAAAATTTGTTTTTTGTTTATTTTTTAATTTCGAGAGTTTTGTTCGTTAAATTTGAGCGATTGGTTGCTTGGAAATTAACTAGCTTCTTTTTTCTAATAGCCGCCATACTTTGAAGTGCATCTTTCAATTCAGGTTTTTCACTCCGTGCGGCTTGTGTTGTTTGATGATAGCATTGAGGGGCGGACAGATTTTGTTATACTAAATTCTTTCGCTTCGCAGAGTCTAAAATTATTTTTAATAGTGTCTGAAACGTCGGATAACTTACGGTGCCTCCGCTCCGCTCGGGGCTTGCTTCGCAACCCACTCGCTTGGCCTTCGGCACATTCGCTTCCGTCACTTCGTTTGCAAAGCAAACTCGTGCCATTGCGAACGTCGGAGCACCTTGGTCGTTAGGCGTAATAAACCTTGCAAACTACTTTAATACATCCCGGACATCCATGTCCGGGTAGGAAAAATTTATCATTTTTTGAGATTGACTATACTTACAATTTCTGTAAGTATAGGTAAATTGATTAAAAGTTTTGAGAATAAGGATACTGAAAAGATCTGGAAGGGTTTATTCGTTAGATCAATCCCAAATCAAATTTCGGAAATAGCTCTTAGAAAACTGAGGATGATCAACAACGCTCAAAGTGTTGAAAATCTGAAATCGCCACCAGGAAATAAGTTAGAATTACTTTCTGGAAATAGGAAAGGGCAGTATAGCATAAGAATAAATGATCAATGGCGAATCTGTTTTCGCTGGGATGAAAAAGATGCCTATGACGTTGAGATCGTCGACTATCATTGAATTCTCTAGTTTGTTTTTATACAGGAAATTAATAGCATGAAAAAATGGATAAAAAACCCACATCCAGGAGATATTCTTAATGAGGAATTTCTTAAACCTTTAGGTTTGAGCGCTTATCAACTTTATAAAGATACAGGTATTCCTCAATCACGTCTTAGTGAAATAATGCATGGAAAAAGAAGCATTTCTGCAAATTATGCATTGAAGTTAGGTAAGTATTTTGACCTTCCTCCTCAATTCTGGTTAGGTTTACAGAATGATTTTGATCTTTTGGAAGCTGAAAGAAAGATTCATAGTCAGTTATCAAAAATTAAGAAATATACGGCTAAAAAAGTTAAGACGCCATCCATGGCTTAATCTTCACTACAAGCCCAAGGTTTACTACGCCTAACTATCGGTGCTTCCGCTACGCTTCGAGATCGCTTACGCGACTCTCGCTCGGGCTTCGCCACATTTTGCTTTGTCACTCGCCTTGCAGGGCAAGTCTCGCGCCAAGTGCTTCGCACGCGCAAAACGTCGGAACACCTTGGTCGTTAGACGCCATAAACTAAAATGATTTCATTATATAAAAATATAAAGATACAAGGAAAATAGTAATAATTCTGAGTAAATTTTATATAGCTAATAAAGAAAATTTAATAGCATATTTAGGATAGTTTATGGTATTTACAGAAAATTCTTCTAATGATCATCCAATACTTAATAGGGCATTTGAATATCGCATTGTCGGATTTAACTTTCAAGATAATCTTTATGACCCGGAAGAATCATATTTAACATTAACTTTGCAGAAGGATTCGGAAATAAAGACTCTAAGGTTTAATATGCCGGTTGATATCTACATAGAAAAAGGATTTCCTCTTCATACTGGAGGCCTTTGTATATTGGATGTTAAGGATAGACAATTAGAGAATATCAATGTACAAGTAGCAGACTTCGAATCCACATCCGGTGGGATTTATTTTTATGCTAAATCTGTTGAACTAATCTTAGAAGGTTAGTTTACGGCGTCTAACTGTTGGCTCTGACGCGTCGCTTCGAGATCGCTTACGCGACTCTCGCTTGGCCTTCGGCACATTGGCTCAGTCATTCGAATTGCAGAGCAATTCTCATGCCTGTCTTCACTTCGCTCAGCTCGCCAACTTCGTCAAGCCTTGGTCGTTAGCCGCCATAATGAATCATGTTAATAACTATCACAAAGTTTTAAAAAATATTCTTAAAAGGTGTTCCAAAGGATCTTTATAAGAATTATACAAAACTTATTGATGACGTGGTTGGCTTTAGTATAACCAGAGAATATTCGATCGACTTAAAATATAAATATCTACGCACCGCTAAAGGAAAGGCTGATGAAGTAGCTTTAATTCATGTTATATATAATTTTCCTCCAAATGAAAAATCATTGCCTAAAGTATCAGAAAGGCGTTTCCCTATTTATCTTCGGATTTCTTTATATAGTCAATACTTAAGAAATCACTATGATTATTTCTATGAGGATGCCAAGTCTCCAT includes:
- a CDS encoding type II toxin-antitoxin system RelE/ParE family toxin; translation: MIKSFENKDTEKIWKGLFVRSIPNQISEIALRKLRMINNAQSVENLKSPPGNKLELLSGNRKGQYSIRINDQWRICFRWDEKDAYDVEIVDYH
- a CDS encoding HigA family addiction module antitoxin, whose product is MKKWIKNPHPGDILNEEFLKPLGLSAYQLYKDTGIPQSRLSEIMHGKRSISANYALKLGKYFDLPPQFWLGLQNDFDLLEAERKIHSQLSKIKKYTAKKVKTPSMA